AGCTACAAAGGTTTGCGAGCAAAATCTGCAACACACAGGCGTACTGCGCGCGTGAGAAAAGGGCCAAACTGCAAATGGCCACAGTTTGCCACAATGTCCATTGTTAGGCCAGGAcaatatatattataaaaaaaaatggatTGGGGGGGCATGGCCCCCCTGGGTCTGGCAGTGTGCGCGCCCTTGGCAGAACTATCATCTACCAAAAGGGCATATAATATGTTACTGTTAGGCTGAGAATTTTGTGTTCCTCAGGATCCGGTGTGCCTCCTCAAACTGCACTTCGCAGAAAGGTGATTAGTGAGTGTCATAGTGTTACAAATATACTTGTTAGGAAAAAAAGAGTTTGATCTATTCTCTATTGCCTAATCATCCACTACTATATGGAGTGATTGAACCGAATCTGTTGTTGTTGCCTGGCTACGCCAGCGTGCGCGCATTTGCCAGAACTGTCATCTGCCAAAAGGGCATAAAATGTGTTACTGTTAGGCTAAGAATTTTACGAACATAGCAAAGATGGTAAAAATAACCTTGAGGATGGAATCAAAGGGATAATCCTCGCTTAGTGCCGAATCAATTAATCTTTGAAGGCCTTCCTCAGGATCCCGTGTATTTAGAGCATAGTAGATTTTAGTTTCACAAGTGTAAACATTTGACATATGGTTTGTGTAATCTAAATTCGAATgatgttgcttggttgctataTTGCGTAATATGTGCTTGTACATGTGCTTTCATATATGCCTTTGATTTGTGAAAATataatttaaatttaaattcaaattcaaattcaaatcaAATTGCAGAACTTTTTTAATACTAAAATTAAATTGAAGACGAGTGTTGTAAAGTGGCCGCCTTCATTAAAACTTTAATAGAGACGATCGATATATGGTGCTCGCCTCCATTAATCTAATTAATGGAGGTGGTCAATATATGGTGCTCGCCTCTATTAATCTAATTAACGGAGGCGGTCGGTATATGGTGCCCGCCTccattaataggattaatagagaCGGGTAGTTTAACCGCCTCAGTTATTCGTTGATTAACTGTGTCTTTTTATTGGAAGCGGTTAGCTTTGTCCATCTTCATTAACCAAAAGCGATCATCTCCAATAAAGTTATTGTACAAGCGTGAGACGGCACGACTCCTCATGTGCGCGTGCAACAGCCGCGGCGACTGAATGGGGGTGCTATCATGCTCGATCCACGGGGTGGGAATGGTCATCGCCCGTCGTCTCCTTCAACGAGGAAATGAAACGGGTGGAGGATATGGGAGCAATTACTTTAGATTTGGGTTAGGGCTAAATACCCGCTAGGTTTGAACGGGTCAAACCTAGGAGAGAAAATAATTAAGAAAAGGATAATTGGCTAATAGATGGCTTTGAGATCCgtgtaatttttttagaaagaGGACTATTGAAGCAAAAGCCCTAATAAATATATGTTCATCAAACCATGCTAAATTACTTGTAGCAACACCAATTTTCAGCTTCTTAGTGTTTTCCTACTAATTCAGCCTTGAATGTACTACTTTCCTGCCTATATTTATTTACAAAGATCCTTAACTAAGAAGCTGACTCGCGTCTCAGTCACGCAGGTCCTCGAGACGGTGTCGCAGGTCCTCGAGAATTGGGGATTGGAGGGACGAACTGGGACGAGTCGAGAAGAACAGCACACGAAAGGGAACGGGATGGCGTGATGAGGAGTTCTTAGCAGAAACCTTCTCTAGATATACTACGCCCATTTCCGTGCACGCAGGCACTTCAGGCCCAGCTACCACCTATAACTCTCTTGTTGGGCCTTCGCTCACGGACACTCCGTCGTGGCCCATCTGCTCCTCCTTGGCGCGGTCCATGTGGTGCGGTGCTAACAGGCTCCACCTTCTTCAGTCACGCAGGTCCTCGAGATGGTGTCGCAGTCCATCGACGACTGGACATCGGCAGGTTTCGCCGCAGCTGCCGATCGAGTTCGTTGTGCTGCCTATATCTCTTTAACATCGTTCCCAAAAGGATTGAGAGCCAAACACAAGTCCTCCAGATAGCTTATGGCTAGCTGGCACAATATCTTATTCTTATGGTCCAAAGAAGCTAGATTCATACTCCGTATATTTTATCGACTGCATacgcacttttatttttatgtttttACTGTTTCCCACTTAAAAAAATCTTCTATAAAGTTCAACAAATTCCAGACTCCGCAGCAACGAGCGAAGAATTATCTAGTTTACACAATGACAATGGCAGCCAAACCAATACTAGAACCAAATAAATCATCATTTCAAATGAAAACGGTGCCAAAACGGCAGTTATTTATTACAAATTTAAAATACACTTGATGTACCAAGAACTACATACTACTACTATGCCCAAGATTTAAAGAGTTACACTGCGATCTTTTCCTGGCATCACACATTAAACTAAATAACATCAAGCTTGGTACTTAGTGAGATTGCTCTACTTAGGCATGTCAAAGCAATTCTCTTAGCTTCCTCAAAGGGCGGCGGTCCACTCTTTTTCGTCCAACTATCACCACCAGAAGTACTACGTTTATGTGTATCTACAGTTAAAACCTCCAGTGCAGGAGCATTTTCGACGACGTGTAACATAAATTCGACTTGTCCTCTTACCCCTTTGAATCCAGTAATCCACATCTTCTTCAAACGATTGTAGGGATTGCATTGCCCAATGTCCTGCCTACGAGGACCCACGTCTGCCAACCATAATGATGTAGTGCCACCAAACTGCAAAGATAAACAGAACAATGTTATCCATGGTTCAACCATTTTATTTGCAATATGTGTATGCATTTAAATTTGGGTGCCCTAGCCCCTAGATCATATGGAATTGAAGTGCAGAGGGCAGGTAATGCGACAACCCGTAGTAGGGCTTTGCTATTGTATGACCATATACTACCAAATGAATCAAGTAGAAATGAACCTGAGTACCAAGCAATCAAAATTAGTTTAGCTAACTATAAATAGCATGACACCAAGCAATGCAATCGATCTAAGGCAACTCATAATTTTACCCAACTGAAATGAAGAAAGCAATCTGTGCAGCAGGGTCCCAGTTGGATAAACAGGAGTGTGCTAAATCTTTTAGCGAATAGTGTCTGGATAATTGTTTCAAATATACCCTCTTCTTAGAAGCTACCAAAATACAGCAAACGAATGAATCAACGCGTTAATAAACACTTGCATAACTATTGAAAAAATAATTCCGCCTAACTTTTTAGACACATCACCACAGAACTTAAAGAAGAGGAGAATGCAGAACTGATAACTCACCGAGGAATATAGATAAATGGAATAGGATGAGAATAAAAAACAAACTGAAAAATACAATTATCACTTACATGAACCTCCAAATCCTCAATAAAAGGTGTGGCCCTCAGAATTGATACTGAATAAAGAATGCTATCTTCATTTCTGCCAGGTATATTCAGGTACAACTGCAAGTGCTTAAGACGGGAAAACTTCAATGGGTTGTCCCACAACCATTGCTTCTGAAACATAAAACATAAAATATCATTGAACTAAATTTTTCAGATAAGTTAAAACATAAAACCTAAAGATTCATATAAGGGGCTTACCTTTATTAGGTCTAGGCATGCAATACGGAAAGTTAGATTTTCCACGTTAGGAAGACCGTTGAGAATTGATACGAGGACATCCTGAAAAACTCCAGCGTAGAACATAATATTTGCACTTTGTATCTTCAATGAGTGGCTGAGTCCAATTGGTATAAACCGTCCATAGTATTCAAAGGTAGTAAGATTCATAGCATGGAATTCTACCTTGGTTATTTCGCAACAGTCAATGCTCAAGTACAGTAGATGGGACAACGGACCATTCACCACCAGTTCATCATTGAGGTGACATCTGTCTATGCATAGCCACTCAAGATTACAACAATGGGACAACACATGTCCAAGGTCCTTTTTGTTGGCATGCACTAACTGTAGATGAAGTTTTCTTAGATTTGGGAAACCTCTATAGTGGGAATGTGGTTTCAAAGATACAAAGCTAAGCTGCATATGTTGTAGGCGAGATATACGTCCACTGTCTAAAAGTTGGAAAGGAAACACAAAGCGCTCGAGCTGAGGTTTCAAGAAAAAATCTATGGGCTTTAGATCCAAAGTAAGGTTCTTTGTCCCTGACGAGGCAGCAAAACTAACCCAATTATTGAGATGGTGAACTAGAAGGCTATCAACAAGATCCATCCTGACTTCAAGTGTTTCAACCACCTTGTCATGGTGTTTCTGCAGAACAGAATTAACCTCGTGGATAAATCTTCCCGTGTGCTGGACTAAATCCCACCTATGGCATTTGCACACTTGAACACCATCGAAAGTCAATCTGGGGCACACAGACCACGTGCATCTCAACTTACTTGACAAAACATTAGCCCTTGCGAACTCTTTTGGCGGGAGTTTGGACATAATTCTGTACACGACATCCTACAGCAATGACATATACCACATCCATGGATTAGCCTGAAGTTTAGAAGTATCATCTATATGTATATACACCAAGAACAAAGCCCCCAGTcgaagagaaaagaagaaaggggaTGAAGTTGGACATACCATCGGAAGGTCTTCAAACCGAACTCTTGGCACTCCAAACTCATGGATTG
This window of the Sorghum bicolor cultivar BTx623 chromosome 7, Sorghum_bicolor_NCBIv3, whole genome shotgun sequence genome carries:
- the LOC8060583 gene encoding uncharacterized protein LOC8060583; protein product: MNNLMCQKTRSCDDARGEDAIHEFGVPRVRFEDLPMDVVYRIMSKLPPKEFARANVLSSKLRCTWSVCPRLTFDGVQVCKCHRWDLVQHTGRFIHEVNSVLQKHHDKVVETLEVRMDLVDSLLVHHLNNWVSFAASSGTKNLTLDLKPIDFFLKPQLERFVFPFQLLDSGRISRLQHMQLSFVSLKPHSHYRGFPNLRKLHLQLVHANKKDLGHVLSHCCNLEWLCIDRCHLNDELVVNGPLSHLLYLSIDCCEITKVEFHAMNLTTFEYYGRFIPIGLSHSLKIQSANIMFYAGVFQDVLVSILNGLPNVENLTFRIACLDLIKKQWLWDNPLKFSRLKHLQLYLNIPGRNEDSILYSVSILRATPFIEDLEVHFGGTTSLWLADVGPRRQDIGQCNPYNRLKKMWITGFKGVRGQVEFMLHVVENAPALEVLTVDTHKRSTSGGDSWTKKSGPPPFEEAKRIALTCLSRAISLSTKLDVI